The Megalops cyprinoides isolate fMegCyp1 chromosome 12, fMegCyp1.pri, whole genome shotgun sequence genome contains a region encoding:
- the LOC118786763 gene encoding transmembrane emp24 domain-containing protein 10-like: MSRFCFFLLISVLFDSALSISFFLPVNSRKCLREEIHKDVLVTGEYEVSEQPNTKTNLKITDSSGHILYSKEDASKGKFAFTTEDYDMFEVCFESKSPMGTGRVPDQLVNLDMKHGVEAKNYEEIAKVEKLKPLEVELRRLEDLSESIVNDFAYMKKREEEMRDTNESTNTRVLYFSIFSMCCLIGLATWQVFYLRRFFKAKKLIE, translated from the exons ATGTCtcggttttgttttttcctgctcaTCTCCGTTCTCTTTGATTCAGCCCTTtcgatttctttctttttaccgGTAAATTCTCGTAAATGTCTGCGGGAAGAGATCCACAAAGACGTGTTGGTCACTGGGGAATACGAAGTTAGCGAGCAGCCTAACACCAAGACCAATCTTAAG ATTACAGATTCCTCAGGCCACATCCTCTATTCAAAAGAAGATGCATCAAAAGGGAAGTTTGCATTCACAACTGAGGACTATGACATGTTTGAAGTTTGCTTTGAAAGCAAATCCCCTATGG GAACTGGGCGTGTTCCGGACCAGCTTGTTAATTTAGACATGAAGCACGGTGTGGAGGCAAAGAATTATGAGGAG ATTGCCAAGGTGGAGAAGCTGAAGCCCCTGGAGGTGGAGCTTCGACGGCTGGAGGACCTCTCTGAGTCCATCGTGAATGACTTTGCCTACATGAAAAAGCGTGAGGAGGAGATGAGGGACACCAATG AGTCCACAAACACTCGCGTCTTATACTTCAGCATCTTTTCCATGTGCTGCCTGATTGGGCTGGCCACCTGGCAGGTGTTCTACCTGCGGCGCTTCTTCAAGGCAAAGAAGCTCATCGAGTGA
- the eif2b2 gene encoding translation initiation factor eIF-2B subunit beta, with amino-acid sequence MPGADKETDLSERIEAFLAELKRGGSGTGPLRGSAETARETAALLRRITAQARWSSAGDLMEIIRKEGRRMTAAQPSETTVGNMVRRVLKIIREEYARSGGSSEEADQQESLHKLLTSGGLNEENFRQHFPPLKANVIEAINELLTELEGTTDNIAMQALEHIHSNEVIMTIGRSRTVEAFLKDAARKRKFHVIVAECAPFCQGHEMATSLSEADIETTVITDAAIFAVMSRVNKVIIGTQTVLANGGLRAVSGTHTLALAAKHHSTPLIVCAPMFKLSPQFPNEEDTFHKFVSPQEVLPFTEGEILSKVNVHCPVFDYVPPELITLFISNIGGNAPSYIYRLMSELYHPEDHEL; translated from the exons ATGCCCGGCGCTGACAAGGAAACCGACCTATCCGAGCGAATAGAGGCCTTCCTAGCGGAGCTAAAACGGGGAGGCAGTGGCACCGGACCTCTCCGTGGATCGGCAGAAACTGCAAGGGAGACTGCAGCCTTGCTGCGCAGAATAACAGCGCAGGCACGATGGAGCAGCGCAG GCGATCTTATGGAGATTATACGCAAAGAGGGGAGGAGAATGACAGCAGCCCAGCCGTCAGAGACCACAGTCGGGAACATGGTGCGTAGGGTGCTGAAGATCATCAGAGAGGAGTATGCAAG GTCGGGGGGAAGCAGCGAGGAGGCGGATCAACAGGAGTCGTTGCACAAACTCTTGACCTCTGGGGGACTGAATGAGGAGAACTTCAGGCAGCACTTTCCACCTCTAAAAGCTAACGTGATTGAGGCCATCAACGAGCTCCTCACAGAACTTG AGGGAACTACTGACAACATTGCCATGCAAGCCCTGGAGCACATCCACTCGAATGAGGTCATCATGACAATTGGGCGCTCACGCACAGTGGAGGCCTTCCTCAAAGATGCTGCGCGCAAACGCAAATTCCATGTCATTGTGGCTGAGTGCGCTCCATTTTGTCAG GGCCATGAAATGGCTACAAGTCTTTCCGAAGCTGACATAGAAACAACAGTCATCACAGACGCTGCAATATTTGCTGTGATGTCTCGGGTCAACAAG GTCATCATtggcacacagacagtgcttGCAAATGGTGGGCTGCGTGCGGTCAGTGGTACCCACACCCTGGCACTGGCCGCCAAACACCACTCCACACCACTCATCGTCTGCGCACCCATGTTCAAGCTCTCGCCACAG TTTCCCAATGAAGAAGACACCTTCCATAAGTTTGTGTCCCCGCAGGAAGTGCTTCCATTTACAGAAG GTGAAATTTTGTCCAAGGTGAATGTGCACTGCCCTGTGTTTGACTACGTGCCTCCTGAGCTCATCACGCTGTTCATCTCCAACATCGGGGGAAACGCCCCTTCCTACATCTATCGCCTAATGAGCGAGCTTTACCACCCAGAGGATCACGAGCTCTGa